A stretch of DNA from Zootoca vivipara chromosome 16, rZooViv1.1, whole genome shotgun sequence:
atgaggtggccaaagtattggagcctcagcttcacgatctgtccttccagtgagcactcagggctgatttccttaagaatggataggttcgatcttcttgcagtccatgggactctcaagaatctcctccagcaccataattcaaaagcatcaattcttcggcgatcagccttctttatggcccagctctcacttccatacatcgctactgggaaaaccatagctttaactatacagacctttgtaggcaaggtgatgtctctgctttttaagatgctgtctagtcaTGCTCAATGAGATGGGCCCTAACTAACTTGTTGCACTGATATTGAATGGGCTCAAAATGACcagaaatgaaaaatgcaaatattCAAAGTTTGCCGATTGCACCAACTTCACCattcatattttaaaagcaagggttccccccccctttaaccttGGTGAAACTATCAGTAAGCATGGACAAGCTTTTCTGAAAGACAACTTGACGACCACAATTGTACATTACAGAAAAAGAGCAGCAGCGTGGGAAAGTTGGATTTCCCAGAGGGCACCCTCCACTCAAAATTGTGACAGAATAAaactctgtgaaatgggtatgCGCCATAGAACATACCACAGAATCCTGCATACTATTGCACAGACCCCCTGTGGCAAACCCACCCAAGTTACTTTGCAAAGGAAGCAACGTAGAAAATGTTACTCGGAAATATTTGCTGAAGACCAAAATTCATTTGAGTCTCTGCCCAACATCACTCACCACCATCTCTCAAGAGAGTCATACTCTCCCCGGTCCTACATGACACCTTAGTTTGTGAGATGTTACGTTCATTAAATACTTGTGCATAAAATTTACATACAAACACCAGAACATCACATATATACTTCATGAATTTAACATTGATTTTCCCATAACTCAGTTTGTTGATGTGAAGGAAAGAGTTAACACTGAGGAAAACTAcgctccatacatttaaatggtttatctcCTGTGAGAGTCCATTTGTTTCCtgttagccgcccagagtggctgcagaaacccagccagatgggtgggatataaatgttgtttaaaaagcaTGAAAGCCACTGTAGCATTATCACAGCAGACCAAGGGCCATAACCTCAGCTATTATTTCTTGCATGTCAACTATCAAATATCACTATTATTGGATGTTATATGCAGTCTCTGTGAACACTTGAACAATCAATACTGAAATACTTTTGCACATTTTGAGGAAGAATTTTGTGAATACATTTGTAAAAGgaaaagcaaatactgtacatttgccttgagagagtctttgaacctcttgttgaacaccagcattacgcttaccattttaaagtttggaatagagtactgtagttgcttttgaagatgaaatccagcatcgcctgagctctgcgagtgcagctttctcccgattggagtgcagagtgtttgaggaccaggacattcgcagggaaaccaaaatgcttgtttacaaagctattgtactaccaaccttccTGCTGAATGTAGCCAAGGCCTTGTTGAGCGAGGCCTTTGTTCTAACTTCAGCGAGGCTGTAGTGAGATGCTTGTGCAGTGCCCACCTTTGAACCCCATGAACTGGGCAAGAGGCAGACAATTGCCATAGTGGCACCTAACACTTGTGTTATTGCCCAGCAGATGGCTATGGCTATTATTACTGAGAATGTTTCCTGTGACTGTAATCCTAAATATGGCAGTATAGTCTCTACTCCGCCATGTTGTTATACAGGATTCCGCACCCCAAAACTCACTCGTGAACATTATGCAATTTTCACCCAATTTCTACTCCTCCCCCAGTTTACTGTATTTACTAACAAACGCACAGGACGGGGCAGCATGCTTGTTTCTGGCAAAGTATGAGCAGCCAGGGACAGCCTACTGTATAGAGCTCTGGAAATACTTTTTAAATGGTGTACAGAGAGCTATCTATATGCAAAAGAGTAAGTTGTTTTCTAACAATGCAATATAAATTGGGGAGAAGGGAAGTCTGAGAAGAAGTGTAATATTCTTCATTGCCTTCCTTTTTCAAGTGTTCAAGATACTTCTAATCTCACATGGACTAAACTTGTAAGATTTGTTTGAAAAATGCTAGTCTACTTCATTGCAGCAAATAAATTTACGTTTGTTTATTCCATCAAGGGAAAgacatcaaaaaaataaaaaaaaacactggtaaAATCAGATTTTACCAGCTAAACATTCAAACAgacattttatttaaatgcatataaTCACAACATTCAAAATATCAAACATTCTTTCATTTTGTGCTTGGCAATCCGTGAGGCTAAACAGCATACACTGGTACAGTACAAGAATCGAGAAATAGGATAAGTGGGTTCACAAATTGCTGCTGAAGGGCAATTTTCAGGTTGACAACAGGCAACataaagtatatataaaaaacaccatCTCAATAGTGAGATATtagttccattttttaaaaaacctcactcTGAGGATAAACACTCGGAAGATTATCAATTCAGCTAGCGAAAGCTTTCCTGTATACCACAAATAAGGAAAATATTAACtcctatttgcattttaaaaaaaacaaaaaaacaactatACAAAATAATTTCACCCTCCCCTAACCTGTTAAGAGCATTATTTTGGTATTCAGACATGCTTTCCTCTCTGACTTGAAACCTCTTAGGTTGCTTCTGTTCATCTTTTGCTTTTTACTTGAATTCCAATGTGCGGAGAAATGTTTATTAGCATGATTGAATAAACACAGAAAATCAGCTTGCAGAAGCTTATGTCctttttacatacatacatgcatggtcCTTCGTACTGAACTATGGGCCAGTTCTCACGCTTGATGCgtgttatatatacatatatgaagCAAGGCCTGAGTCAACAACTTCTCTGTTGTAAAATGAGTGGACAGATCTCATGAACTGGGCCTACCTGTATTGATTCTATACTGAACGAGATACAGGAGAGGGGGCCATACATGAGGCACATTCTCAACATAAAACAAGCCTGAGCAGCATGTGAAAGGAGCTATTTAAGTTCCTTTTTCAACCACAGTGAAATAGCCTGAAAATTGCAATACCTGGGTGAGTCATTTTCATTCAAGGACATAGAGCCTTGCTTAACTAGAGCATTCAAAGTTTAGGTGACAGCAGGTAACATTTCAGATCCGAAAACCGATTAGCTATGCCAGAATTGCAGAAAGTATCAACAAATAGACCACAACCTACAGAAAAAGCTAAAGCAGTTTAAATAtcaccggggagggggggattcAATGGGGGAAATGCATAATTTTGGTTGGATTGCACCAATTGTCATTCGCACCATCCTTCCTAAAGCAACCCTTTGGAGAAGTATATTCACTTGCAACAAAACTTACCGTAATAGTATAAACAGCCACACAAAAGACCACATTGACAAGTCAGGTGGCAGTGTAACATGAAGGGCACTTAAAAACTTTCCTCACCTTTCCACCAACACAcacctatttatttttaaacagatacTCCCACCACTGAGCTTACAGTGAATTCAGTTTCTGAAATTTAATACAAAATCTCGACAAGGTGTCATTTGTATCAACAGTCTAGCAAAAGCTATTTGACAACTTTTACAGAACCTTAAGGTTTGGGAGAAAGGATTTCTCTTCAAAATTTGGCAGTCTCTGCTCAAggagttaaaaaaaataaaagtggggggaggggaaacttgAAGCATCTTGGGAGTTTATTACAGCATGCCACTGTTTGTTCCAAAAGGGCCAAGCGACAAATTAAATATCAGTCTTCCGCCCAATTACACATTTCTTCAAAGTGCATTCTTTGGATCACCAGGAGTGTTGAGAATAGTTGACGGTGATCTGGAGCAAATGCCGTGGGTAAATCCATCTTCAGGCATATCCGAGGAAACTTTTCAAACAATTGTTCTAGCTGTACAGTTCACTCGCACCCACAGATTGAAAGGCCATTCATAGGACTGAATACAATTATATTTTGAGCTAAGTAGGCACTGCTCAAAACTGGTATCTTCACCTACTGATTAAACTATTATGTTGGAGCTCAGTGTTATCATTAGTGTGTTTGATTTCTCCCTGGAAATTGACAGTTCTGTGTTTGTCTGGCGCCCAACTGAGAAAATGAACTTCGCAAGCACTTTTCACAATAATCTGAGCAAGAATTCATATGTCGCATTGATTATTCCCCAAGAAATCAGAGACCGGTGATAATTCAGATGGGCGCCTCGGAAGAGGTGCGTCAGTTTCCTGTCACGCTCCAGCCAAATCTTCATGAAAACCTTGGAAAAAGACTGGAATTCCCCACCAATTTGTGACTGCATGCGAGCTTTTACTACATTCAGTGGGAAAAAGAGGAACCCCAGCATAGCACCCAACAGACCTCCACAAATAAAATCATTGATCAAGTGAGTACTGTAAGTTGTGGCTTCAGGCAAACACTGCTTGATAGGTCCTCTGAGACCGAAGAAGAGAGCATTGCTAGGGCCGTTCCGGAGCAGGATAGGCACTAACCCCCGGTAATATTCCCTGGCCCCATGGTCTCGGAGAACTCTGAACGCCTGGTAAGTGTTTGTAAATTTGTCGTGATGTTTGTAGTCCTGCAGAAGTGTCTGAACGCGCTCGAAGGGAGTCAGGACCGCTTCCGTGGTCCCAGCGAGCACGGCTGCCAAGCTCCGGGTCAAAATTTCAGGCGCACTCATGTGCTTCAGGAGTACGGAAGACAAGTCCTCATACAGGCCGAACATTATTGCCAGGGTTGTGCTCTTCTGCATCAGCGGTGGAAGGATGCCACGGTACAGATTCCTGAGCCCATCTTTCTGCAGCTGACGTACTGCATCTCTGGTTCGTACACCATACAACTGCTGTCGAAAGAGGACTTTCTGGACAGGGAAGGTGACTGCGACATTTGTGATGGCTGCACAATAACCACAGAAGTAATGTTTGCCTGAGCTAACTTTTACAATGCGGTGACTGACTTGGTCTGCCTTTGATTTGTTCAGGACAAGGTCTTTTGAATCCATCATGCTGCTTGTTCTGTCTTCACAGTTCTCTTCTCCTACAAAAAGGAAGAGTGAGCAAAGCTGTACATAACTCAGCTTAGTTTTATGTACTTTGCTacgcatttccccccccccgaaagaccCCCAACTACCCTACACACCATGAGTAAAAGGGGAACATCTGTCATTAAAAGCATTGAGGACATGTCTGAGCCAAAATCAGCTGGCTATGAAAATGGATTAAGACTAGTAGAAGGTTGAGAAGGtgattaaagaagaagaatgaagcaGTAACACCAGGAATTTAATGGACATATGCTTGCAACGGGAGTGGGAAACCTAATTACTTTTTGGGAAAATGTATTAAATAATTTGGATGGATTTGTTAAAATTtgaaaacgcacacacacacacacacacacacacacacacacggtatatgGACATGTCTGGGCCAACTATTTTTCCCGTGATAGTATGAACCACCCTGAACATATTTATATTGAAGTCAGCAAAGAAAAGTTTAAAGTAATTTTTAGTAGTCTGATCAGCTTATGCAATCTTCACCTCATCCCATCTCAACTGACACCCCATGTCTGGATTTTTCAGGATGGAATTTAATGCCTGCATTTCACACACGGCCTTAGGTCCATGCAAAGTTAATTTAAGGTTTCTCTGGCAGGGACCATTATCATAAAATTCATAGTGCATTTAATTACAGAAGGTAACTGGAAAGAAAAGTTAAGTCTGCCATGGACAGAAAACATGTATAATGCAAACCATtctcttcaaaaagaaaaacagaacccTGGAAGCCTAGTTCCCTTTCTTACTGCTTGCTATCTTcttttatctactcgcacttcaCTCAGCTCAGCAAACAGATAAATTGCTTCCAAGTTTCACCATAGTTCCCAAACAGTTTCATTTTCTTACTTTCTTCTTGCAGAGCTCTAGGTAAACAACTTTCTCCAAATAATCACTTTCACAAAGAAGGAAGGGACTTAAACTTGGCCATGTTAAAAAGAGAAGCACTGGGAATGTTTGTGTACTTTTTGGGCAATATCTAGAGTGGCAATTGGGAAAGGGAGAGATGGCTGGTCCAAGCTGCTCTACTCTACTGCACAGGCTAGTAGCAAGATTATCCAATACAACAT
This window harbors:
- the SLC25A51 gene encoding mitochondrial nicotinamide adenine dinucleotide transporter SLC25A51 isoform X2, which translates into the protein MMDSKDLVLNKSKADQVSHRIVKVSSGKHYFCGYCAAITNVAVTFPVQKVLFRQQLYGVRTRDAVRQLQKDGLRNLYRGILPPLMQKSTTLAIMFGLYEDLSSVLLKHMSAPEILTRSLAAVLAGTTEAVLTPFERVQTLLQDYKHHDKFTNTYQAFRVLRDHGAREYYRGLVPILLRNGPSNALFFGLRGPIKQCLPEATTYSTHLINDFICGGLLGAMLGFLFFPLNVVKARMQSQIGGEFQSFSKVFMKIWLERDRKLTHLFRGAHLNYHRSLISWGIINATYEFLLRLL
- the SLC25A51 gene encoding mitochondrial nicotinamide adenine dinucleotide transporter SLC25A51 isoform X1, encoding MIIMQGQIDVEAEILPGEENCEDRTSSMMDSKDLVLNKSKADQVSHRIVKVSSGKHYFCGYCAAITNVAVTFPVQKVLFRQQLYGVRTRDAVRQLQKDGLRNLYRGILPPLMQKSTTLAIMFGLYEDLSSVLLKHMSAPEILTRSLAAVLAGTTEAVLTPFERVQTLLQDYKHHDKFTNTYQAFRVLRDHGAREYYRGLVPILLRNGPSNALFFGLRGPIKQCLPEATTYSTHLINDFICGGLLGAMLGFLFFPLNVVKARMQSQIGGEFQSFSKVFMKIWLERDRKLTHLFRGAHLNYHRSLISWGIINATYEFLLRLL